One region of Manis pentadactyla isolate mManPen7 chromosome 9, mManPen7.hap1, whole genome shotgun sequence genomic DNA includes:
- the FAU gene encoding FAU ubiquitin-like and ribosomal protein S30 has translation MQLFVRAQELHTLEVTGEETVAQIKAHVALLEGIAPEDQVLLLAGTPLDDEAALGQCGVEALTTLEVVGRMLGGKVHGSLARAGKVRGQTPKVAKQEKKKKKTGRAKRRMQYNRRFVNVVPTFGKKKGPNANS, from the exons ATGCAGCTCTTTGTCCGCGCCCAGGAGCTACACACCCTTGAGGTGACCGGCGAGGAGACGGTCGCCCAGATTAAG GCTCATGTAGCCTTGCTGGAGGGCATCGCTCCAGAAGACCAAGTCCTGCTCCTGGCAGGCACGCCCCTAGACGATGAGGCTGCTCTGGGCCAGTGCGGAGTGGAAGCTCTGACCACTCTGGAAGTAGTTGGCCGCATGCTTGGAG GTAAAGTCCATGGTTCCCTGGCCCGTGCTGGGAAAGTAAGAGGTCAGACTCCCAAG GTGGCCaaacaggagaaaaagaagaagaagacaggCCGGGCCAAGCGGCGGATGCAGTACAACCGGCGCTTTGTCAATGTTGTGCCCACTTTCGGCAAGAAAAAGGGCCCCAATGCCAACTCTTAA
- the SYVN1 gene encoding E3 ubiquitin-protein ligase synoviolin isoform X1 yields the protein MFRTAVMMAASLALTGAVVAHAYYLKHQFYPTVVYLTKSSPSMAVLYIQAFVLVFLLGKVMGKVFFGQLRAAEMEHLLERSWYAVTETCLAFTVFRDDFSPRFVALFTLLLFLKCFHWLAEDRVDFMERSPNISWLFHCRIVSLMFLLGILDFLFVSHAYHSILTRGASVQLVFGFEYAILMTMVLTIFIKYVLHSVDLQSENPWDNKAVYMLYTELFTGFIKVLLYMAFMTIMIKVHTFPLFAIRPMYLAMRQFKKAVTDAIMSRRAIRNMNTLYPDATPEELQAMDNVCIICREEMVTGAKRLPCNHIFHTSCLRSWFQRQQTCPTCRMDVLRASLPTQSPPPPEPADQGPPPAPHPPPLLPQPPNLPQGLLPPFPPGMFPLWPPMGPFPPVPPPPSPGEAAAPPSTSTAALSRPSGTASTTAAAPPSGPAPGPSPAPEAGPAPGFPFPPPWMGMPLPPPFAFPPMPVPPAGFAGLTPEELRALEGHERQHLEARLQSLRNIHTLLDAAMLQINQYLTVLASLGPPRPTTSVSPTEEMVPTVAASSTSIPSSEATTPSPGASPPAPEPEKPPAPESVGTEELPEDGEPDAAELRRRRLQKLESPVAH from the exons ATGTTCCGCACCGCAGTGATGATGGCGGCCAGCCTGGCGCTGACAGGGGCCGTGGTGGCTCATGCCTACTACCTCAAGCACCAGTTCTACCCCACGGTGGTGTACTTGACCAAGTCCAGCCCCAGCATGGCA GTCCTGTACATCCAggcctttgtccttgtctttctctTGGGCAAGGTGATGGGCAAGGTTTTCTTTGGGCAGCTGAGGGCAGCAGAGATGGAG CACCTTCTGGAACGTTCCTGGTATGCTGTCACTGAAACTTGTCTGGCCTTCACCGTCTTTCGGGACGACTTCAGCCCCCGCTTTGTTGCGCTCTTTACTCTCCTTCTTTTCCTCAAGTGTTTTCACTGGCTGGCTGAGGACCGTGTGGACTTT ATGGAACGCAGCCCCAATATCTCCTGGCTTTTTCACTGCCGCATTGTCT CCCTTATGTTCCTCCTGGGTATTCTGGATTTCCTCTTCGTCAGCCATGCCTATCACAGCATCCTGACCCGTGGGGCCTCTGTGCAGCTGGTGTTTGGCTTTGAG TATGCCATCCTGATGACCATGGTGCTCACCATCTTCATCAAGTATGTGCTGCACTCCGTGGACCTCCAGAGCGAGAACCCGTGGGACAATAAGGCTGTGTACATGCTCTATACGGAGCTGTTTACAG GCTTCATCAAGGTTCTGTTATACATGGCTTTCATGACCATCATGATCAAGGTGCACACCTTCCCTCTCTTTGCCATCCGTCCTATGTACCTGGCCATGAG GCAGTTCAAGAAAGCTGTGACAGACGCCATCATGTCTCGCCGAGCCATCCGCAACATGAACACACT GTATCCAGATGCCACCCCAGAGGAACTCCAGGCCATGGATAATGTCTGCATTATCTGCCGAGAAGAGATGGTGACTGGTGCCAAGAGACTGCCCTGCAACCACATTTTCCACACCAG CTGCCTGCGCTCCTGGTTCCAGCGGCAGCAGACCTGCCCCACCTGCCGAATGGATGTCCTTCGGGCATCGCTGCCAACACAGTCGCCACCACCCCCTGAACCTGCCGATCAGGGTCCACCACCtgccccccatcccccacctctcCTGCCCCAACCCCCCAATT TACCCCAGggcctcctgcctcccttccctccagGCATGTTTCCACTGTGGCCTCCTATGGGCCCCTTTCCACCTGTCCCACCTCCCCCGAGCCCAGGAGAGGCTGCGGCCCCTCCATCCACCAGCACAG CAGCCCTTTCTCGGCCCAGTGGCACAGCCAGTACCACAGCTGCTGCTCCTCCCTCGGGCCCGGCAcctggccccagccctgccccagagGCTGGCCCTGCCCCAGGCTTCCCCTTCCCGCCCCCCTGGATGGGCATGCCACTGCCTCCACCCTTTG ccttCCCCCCTATGCCTGTGCCCCCTGCGGGCTTTGCTGGGCTGACCCCAGAGGAGCTGCGGGCTCTGGAAGGCCATGAGCGGCAGCACCTAGAGGCTCGGCTGCAGAGTCTGCGCAACATCCACACGCTGCTGGATGCCGCCATGCTGCAGATCAACCAGTACCTCACCGTGCTCGCCTCCTTGGG GCCCCCACGGCCTACCACCTCAGTCAGCCCCACTGAGGAGATGGTCCCTACAGTTGCTGCCTCCTCCACCAGCATCCCCAGCTCTGAGGCTACCACGCCATCCCCAGGAgcctccccaccagcccctgaACCTGAAAAGCCTCCAG CTCCTGAGTCGGTGGGCACTGAGGAGCTGCCTGAGGATGGGGAGCCTGACGCAGCAGAGCTCCGCCGCCGTCGCCTGCAAAAGTTAGAGTCTCCTGTTGCCCACTGA
- the SYVN1 gene encoding E3 ubiquitin-protein ligase synoviolin isoform X2: protein MFRTAVMMAASLALTGAVVAHAYYLKHQFYPTVVYLTKSSPSMAVLYIQAFVLVFLLGKVMGKVFFGQLRAAEMEHLLERSWYAVTETCLAFTVFRDDFSPRFVALFTLLLFLKCFHWLAEDRVDFMERSPNISWLFHCRIVSLMFLLGILDFLFVSHAYHSILTRGASVQLVFGFEYAILMTMVLTIFIKYVLHSVDLQSENPWDNKAVYMLYTELFTGFIKVLLYMAFMTIMIKVHTFPLFAIRPMYLAMRQFKKAVTDAIMSRRAIRNMNTLYPDATPEELQAMDNVCIICREEMVTGAKRLPCNHIFHTSCLRSWFQRQQTCPTCRMDVLRASLPTQSPPPPEPADQGPPPAPHPPPLLPQPPNLPQGLLPPFPPGMFPLWPPMGPFPPVPPPPSPGEAAAPPSTSTALSRPSGTASTTAAAPPSGPAPGPSPAPEAGPAPGFPFPPPWMGMPLPPPFAFPPMPVPPAGFAGLTPEELRALEGHERQHLEARLQSLRNIHTLLDAAMLQINQYLTVLASLGPPRPTTSVSPTEEMVPTVAASSTSIPSSEATTPSPGASPPAPEPEKPPAPESVGTEELPEDGEPDAAELRRRRLQKLESPVAH from the exons ATGTTCCGCACCGCAGTGATGATGGCGGCCAGCCTGGCGCTGACAGGGGCCGTGGTGGCTCATGCCTACTACCTCAAGCACCAGTTCTACCCCACGGTGGTGTACTTGACCAAGTCCAGCCCCAGCATGGCA GTCCTGTACATCCAggcctttgtccttgtctttctctTGGGCAAGGTGATGGGCAAGGTTTTCTTTGGGCAGCTGAGGGCAGCAGAGATGGAG CACCTTCTGGAACGTTCCTGGTATGCTGTCACTGAAACTTGTCTGGCCTTCACCGTCTTTCGGGACGACTTCAGCCCCCGCTTTGTTGCGCTCTTTACTCTCCTTCTTTTCCTCAAGTGTTTTCACTGGCTGGCTGAGGACCGTGTGGACTTT ATGGAACGCAGCCCCAATATCTCCTGGCTTTTTCACTGCCGCATTGTCT CCCTTATGTTCCTCCTGGGTATTCTGGATTTCCTCTTCGTCAGCCATGCCTATCACAGCATCCTGACCCGTGGGGCCTCTGTGCAGCTGGTGTTTGGCTTTGAG TATGCCATCCTGATGACCATGGTGCTCACCATCTTCATCAAGTATGTGCTGCACTCCGTGGACCTCCAGAGCGAGAACCCGTGGGACAATAAGGCTGTGTACATGCTCTATACGGAGCTGTTTACAG GCTTCATCAAGGTTCTGTTATACATGGCTTTCATGACCATCATGATCAAGGTGCACACCTTCCCTCTCTTTGCCATCCGTCCTATGTACCTGGCCATGAG GCAGTTCAAGAAAGCTGTGACAGACGCCATCATGTCTCGCCGAGCCATCCGCAACATGAACACACT GTATCCAGATGCCACCCCAGAGGAACTCCAGGCCATGGATAATGTCTGCATTATCTGCCGAGAAGAGATGGTGACTGGTGCCAAGAGACTGCCCTGCAACCACATTTTCCACACCAG CTGCCTGCGCTCCTGGTTCCAGCGGCAGCAGACCTGCCCCACCTGCCGAATGGATGTCCTTCGGGCATCGCTGCCAACACAGTCGCCACCACCCCCTGAACCTGCCGATCAGGGTCCACCACCtgccccccatcccccacctctcCTGCCCCAACCCCCCAATT TACCCCAGggcctcctgcctcccttccctccagGCATGTTTCCACTGTGGCCTCCTATGGGCCCCTTTCCACCTGTCCCACCTCCCCCGAGCCCAGGAGAGGCTGCGGCCCCTCCATCCACCAGCACAG CCCTTTCTCGGCCCAGTGGCACAGCCAGTACCACAGCTGCTGCTCCTCCCTCGGGCCCGGCAcctggccccagccctgccccagagGCTGGCCCTGCCCCAGGCTTCCCCTTCCCGCCCCCCTGGATGGGCATGCCACTGCCTCCACCCTTTG ccttCCCCCCTATGCCTGTGCCCCCTGCGGGCTTTGCTGGGCTGACCCCAGAGGAGCTGCGGGCTCTGGAAGGCCATGAGCGGCAGCACCTAGAGGCTCGGCTGCAGAGTCTGCGCAACATCCACACGCTGCTGGATGCCGCCATGCTGCAGATCAACCAGTACCTCACCGTGCTCGCCTCCTTGGG GCCCCCACGGCCTACCACCTCAGTCAGCCCCACTGAGGAGATGGTCCCTACAGTTGCTGCCTCCTCCACCAGCATCCCCAGCTCTGAGGCTACCACGCCATCCCCAGGAgcctccccaccagcccctgaACCTGAAAAGCCTCCAG CTCCTGAGTCGGTGGGCACTGAGGAGCTGCCTGAGGATGGGGAGCCTGACGCAGCAGAGCTCCGCCGCCGTCGCCTGCAAAAGTTAGAGTCTCCTGTTGCCCACTGA
- the MRPL49 gene encoding 39S ribosomal protein L49, mitochondrial translates to MAVTAFRALLRGWRTGIQPGCELRQLSRAQGPPDSPSFVESVDEYQFVERLLPATSIPKPPKHEHYPTPSGWQPPRDTPPNLPYFVRRSRMHNIPVYKDITHGNRQMTVIRKVEGDIWALKKDVEDFLSPMMGKIPVTQVNEVTGTLRVKGYFDQQLKAWLLEKGF, encoded by the exons ATGGCTGTTACCGCGTTCAGGGCTTTGCTGCGGGGATGGAGAACCGGCATCCAGCCAGGCTGCGAGCTACGGCAGCTG AGCCGGGCGCAGGGGCCTCCTGACTCCCCCAGCTTCGTGGAGTCTGTGGATGAATACCAATTTGTGGAGCGTCTCTTACCCGCCACCAGCATACCAAAGCCCCCAAAGCATGAACATTATCCCACTCCTAGTGGCTGGCAACCCCCCAGAG ATACCCCACCCAACCTGCCCTATTTTGTACGGCGCTCTCGGATGCACAACATCCCTGTCTACAAGGACATCACACATGGCAATCGCCAGATGACTGTGATCCGGAAGGTGGAGGGGGACATTTGG GCCTTGAAGAAGGATGTGGAAGATTTTCTGAGCCCAATGATGGGGAAGATACCTGTCACCCAGGTCAATGAGGTGACAGGTACTCTGCGGGTCAAGGGCTACTTTGACCAGCAGCTCAAAGCCTGGCTCCTGGAGAAGGGCTTTTGA